A genomic window from Sporosarcina sp. Marseille-Q4063 includes:
- a CDS encoding HAAS domain-containing protein gives MKLSKRSDEFVKNVRLYLFTSGKNEQEIVEVTGELEDHLAELESRGKSVESITAGSPVAYMESLEKEMTNDYAAWLKCVPFIGLIIVAYSVMGSAINGAFEVNIIQLIGVPAVGMVSLIIYWALFRNMAKKEWTGKKLFFTAFFAVTFVMLLFIVVALSSTFFIEPLYVASPKMNIVIAIICALIFVVGAVWLNQWIAIVVPVLLFAPQIAFNFTSINDEAKIIVSWIVSMGLITVMFAVHLLVLKKRESKFAQRS, from the coding sequence ATGAAGCTATCAAAGAGAAGTGATGAGTTTGTCAAAAACGTTCGGCTGTATTTGTTCACATCGGGGAAAAATGAACAGGAAATTGTCGAGGTTACGGGGGAGCTGGAAGATCATCTTGCGGAACTTGAAAGTCGCGGGAAAAGTGTTGAGAGTATTACGGCAGGATCGCCGGTAGCGTACATGGAGTCGTTGGAGAAAGAGATGACGAATGATTATGCGGCTTGGTTGAAGTGTGTTCCGTTTATTGGGCTAATTATTGTGGCGTATTCGGTGATGGGCAGTGCGATAAACGGTGCATTTGAAGTGAATATCATCCAGCTAATCGGGGTGCCGGCTGTGGGGATGGTATCGCTAATTATTTACTGGGCATTGTTTAGAAATATGGCGAAAAAGGAGTGGACCGGTAAGAAATTATTTTTTACGGCATTTTTCGCAGTCACGTTTGTCATGCTATTGTTTATCGTAGTGGCTCTTTCAAGCACGTTTTTTATCGAACCATTGTATGTAGCGTCGCCGAAGATGAATATTGTCATAGCGATTATTTGTGCATTAATATTTGTTGTTGGGGCCGTTTGGTTAAATCAGTGGATAGCCATTGTGGTTCCCGTTTTACTGTTCGCGCCGCAGATAGCGTTCAATTTTACATCGATTAATGATGAGGCGAAAATAATCGTGAGTTGGATTGTTTCGATGGGGCTTATAACTGTGATGTTCGCTGTGCATCTATTGGTTCTGAAAAAGAGGGAATCGAAATTTGCGCAACGATCATAA
- a CDS encoding PadR family transcriptional regulator, with the protein MASSSQMLKGVLEGCLLAVISKGETYGYEMIERLGTFGLTMVSEGSIYPVLLRMQKEGFVSTAMRPSPNGPRRKYYSLTPEGRTELESFKARWKELSTGVDLLMEREGEHHEAIKEK; encoded by the coding sequence ATGGCTTCATCAAGTCAGATGTTAAAAGGAGTTTTAGAAGGCTGCCTTCTTGCAGTCATCAGCAAAGGGGAAACGTATGGGTACGAAATGATTGAGCGATTGGGGACATTCGGATTAACGATGGTCAGTGAGGGAAGCATCTATCCCGTGCTTCTGCGGATGCAAAAAGAAGGGTTCGTATCGACCGCGATGCGTCCATCTCCGAACGGACCGAGACGGAAGTATTATTCGCTGACTCCAGAAGGAAGAACAGAGCTCGAAAGTTTTAAAGCCCGTTGGAAAGAGCTTTCAACAGGCGTTGATTTGCTGATGGAAAGGGAGGGGGAGCATCATGAAGCTATCAAAGAGAAGTGA
- the wrbA gene encoding NAD(P)H:quinone oxidoreductase, whose protein sequence is MGYLYRLFGNTSTKEMDDLSNLKTAIVYYSSGGTNYQLAQWAEEAASEAGSEVRVLKAPETAPQAAIDSNAGWKAHVEATKDVPEVTPADLEWADAIIFSVPTRFGNMPGQMKNFLDTTGGSWAQGKLANKAVSAMSSAQNPHGGQEATILSLYTTMYHWGAIVAAPGYTDPVAYAAGGNPYGTSVTVGQDGKMADDEAAIKAAVQHQAKRTVKVAKALKHLEA, encoded by the coding sequence ATGGGTTACTTATATAGACTATTCGGGAACACAAGTACAAAGGAGATGGATGATTTGTCAAATTTAAAAACAGCAATCGTTTATTACAGTTCGGGTGGTACAAACTATCAACTTGCACAGTGGGCAGAAGAAGCAGCGAGTGAAGCGGGTTCAGAAGTAAGAGTATTGAAAGCGCCTGAGACAGCACCACAAGCTGCAATCGATTCAAATGCGGGTTGGAAAGCGCACGTTGAAGCAACGAAAGATGTTCCGGAAGTGACGCCTGCAGATCTTGAGTGGGCAGACGCCATCATTTTTAGCGTGCCGACGCGTTTCGGAAATATGCCTGGGCAAATGAAGAACTTCTTGGATACGACAGGCGGATCTTGGGCACAAGGCAAGCTTGCGAATAAAGCAGTGAGCGCAATGTCATCCGCACAAAATCCACACGGAGGACAAGAAGCAACGATTCTTTCGTTATATACAACGATGTACCACTGGGGCGCGATTGTAGCAGCACCAGGATATACAGATCCGGTTGCTTATGCGGCTGGCGGAAATCCATATGGAACAAGTGTAACTGTCGGTCAAGACGGCAAAATGGCCGATGATGAAGCAGCGATTAAAGCAGCGGTTCAACACCAAGCGAAACGTACAGTGAAAGTCGCGAAAGCATTGAAACATTTAGAAGCATAA
- a CDS encoding alpha/beta hydrolase translates to MKHIFKQGSDASKPVLLLLHGTGGTEQDLLPLAEMIDPEASVLSVRGNVSENGMPRFFRRLSEGVFDEEDLIFRTKELHDFLDKAASEHGFDRSNIVAFGYSNGANIAASLLFHYDDSLKGASLHHPMVPLRGIQMPNLSEVPVFIAAGKNDPICPAAESEELDELLRGAGAKTTVHWEMNGHTLTGSEVAVAADWYRSQF, encoded by the coding sequence TTGAAGCATATTTTTAAACAAGGTAGCGATGCGTCGAAACCAGTTTTATTATTATTGCATGGTACAGGCGGGACAGAACAGGATTTATTGCCGCTTGCGGAGATGATTGATCCGGAAGCTTCAGTATTGAGTGTGCGTGGGAATGTATCGGAAAATGGCATGCCGCGATTTTTCCGTCGTCTCTCGGAAGGTGTATTTGATGAGGAAGATTTGATTTTTCGCACGAAGGAGCTTCATGACTTTCTAGATAAAGCTGCAAGTGAACACGGCTTTGATCGCTCGAATATCGTAGCATTCGGTTATTCGAACGGTGCCAATATCGCGGCAAGTTTATTGTTCCATTATGATGATTCGTTAAAAGGCGCAAGTTTGCATCATCCGATGGTTCCGTTACGCGGGATTCAGATGCCGAATCTATCCGAGGTTCCGGTGTTTATCGCCGCGGGGAAAAATGATCCGATTTGTCCCGCTGCGGAATCCGAGGAATTGGATGAGCTTTTAAGAGGTGCTGGCGCAAAGACAACGGTACACTGGGAGATGAACGGGCATACGTTAACGGGTTCCGAAGTTGCTGTCGCAGCGGATTGGTACCGAAGCCAGTTCTAA
- a CDS encoding DUF3238 domain-containing protein, producing MDNNILFEVETVTHKHDLISFTWKDVGGIYQVYRDEELLYEGTVAEFCDGNFKHAKMYNYSIERLIDDVVVDVIALQTSAFAEQRNPENPLQFLVMTTIVAKSQIALSWEEIKDVDTYEIYRNGIYMQTVKGNRYIDRDFSLDEPYTYRIHSKRPLEKSEERMSRSKSILSNVFERFNQASASSEPAMERYTVSKLIAKPRLLLVPVLKRNHRKNVDYWKFRYATFLTEEFVVNPNLLSKNHVFKGDGRDFQPESEKYRTCVNVNLDYPNHRSMTFTKDIGRTIAYDRSGRVREDGVASSDGIVLEKSEHQPGEVGFLLTHAVGNPLVTAPTVDYEVRAVFRRDGTFDMTGFHDQAPHHEIYIARGEGSEWRTIHLSRSKGLAWMSGVIAWQYWRFSNFE from the coding sequence ATGGACAATAATATCCTTTTCGAAGTAGAAACCGTAACACATAAGCATGACTTAATCTCCTTCACTTGGAAGGATGTCGGTGGAATTTATCAAGTTTACAGAGACGAGGAACTCCTCTATGAAGGGACTGTCGCGGAGTTTTGCGATGGTAATTTTAAACACGCGAAAATGTACAATTATTCAATCGAACGACTTATCGATGATGTAGTTGTAGATGTCATCGCACTGCAAACTTCGGCATTTGCCGAACAACGAAATCCTGAAAATCCACTCCAGTTTCTTGTGATGACGACCATCGTCGCAAAGTCGCAAATTGCTTTATCGTGGGAGGAAATAAAAGATGTCGACACCTATGAAATTTATCGGAACGGCATTTATATGCAGACGGTGAAAGGGAATCGCTATATTGACCGCGACTTCTCGTTAGATGAACCCTATACATATCGGATTCATTCGAAGCGGCCGCTAGAAAAATCTGAGGAGCGAATGAGCCGAAGTAAATCGATTCTATCGAATGTATTCGAGAGGTTTAATCAAGCCTCAGCCAGTTCAGAACCAGCTATGGAGCGTTATACCGTATCGAAATTAATTGCGAAGCCGAGGCTCTTATTAGTCCCTGTCTTAAAGAGGAACCATCGTAAAAACGTAGATTATTGGAAATTTCGCTATGCTACATTTTTAACTGAAGAGTTTGTTGTCAATCCAAATTTGTTGTCGAAAAATCATGTTTTTAAAGGCGACGGCAGAGATTTTCAACCAGAAAGTGAAAAGTATCGTACATGTGTCAATGTGAATCTCGATTATCCTAATCACCGATCAATGACGTTTACGAAAGATATTGGTCGTACGATTGCCTATGACCGTTCTGGAAGAGTCCGTGAAGACGGAGTCGCTTCAAGCGATGGTATCGTGTTAGAAAAAAGCGAACATCAACCGGGAGAAGTCGGTTTTCTATTGACGCATGCTGTCGGCAATCCGCTCGTTACCGCGCCAACTGTCGATTATGAAGTGCGGGCTGTTTTCAGGCGCGACGGCACGTTTGATATGACAGGTTTTCATGATCAAGCACCTCATCACGAAATTTATATCGCTCGCGGGGAAGGAAGCGAATGGCGAACCATCCATTTAAGCAGGAGCAAGGGTCTTGCTTGGATGTCCGGGGTTATCGCATGGCAATATTGGCGATTTTCCAATTTTGAATGA
- the thiE gene encoding thiamine phosphate synthase, producing MDKSKLQLYFVMGTPNIGERDPLAVLEGALKGGITAFQLREKGEGARVGAELKELAEQCKALCEEYKVPFIVNDDVNLALEIGADGVHIGQDDGVVSEVRSKIGKDKILGVSTNSVNEALAASDAGANYVGVGPLFDTDSKEDAGPAVGTELVEEIVSHLPGLCLVGIGGITEGKASKVIHAGASGVAIISAITNGENIEETTRNIKGRITLALTGVEM from the coding sequence TTGGATAAAAGCAAACTACAATTATACTTTGTAATGGGGACACCAAACATAGGCGAAAGAGATCCGCTTGCAGTACTTGAAGGGGCGTTAAAAGGCGGTATCACCGCTTTCCAACTCCGAGAAAAAGGGGAAGGCGCGCGCGTCGGTGCCGAATTAAAAGAACTTGCGGAACAATGTAAAGCGCTATGCGAAGAATACAAGGTGCCATTCATTGTTAATGACGATGTTAATTTAGCGCTTGAAATCGGCGCAGACGGCGTTCATATCGGGCAAGATGACGGTGTCGTTTCAGAAGTGCGTTCGAAAATCGGCAAGGACAAAATTCTCGGCGTTTCAACAAATTCGGTAAATGAAGCATTAGCCGCATCAGACGCAGGAGCGAATTACGTCGGCGTCGGTCCATTATTTGACACTGATTCTAAAGAGGATGCCGGACCCGCAGTAGGGACGGAACTTGTCGAGGAGATCGTCTCGCATCTTCCCGGCTTGTGCCTCGTGGGAATCGGTGGGATCACTGAGGGAAAAGCGAGCAAGGTCATACATGCCGGCGCATCGGGAGTCGCGATCATTTCAGCAATTACAAATGGTGAAAATATAGAAGAAACGACACGAAATATCAAAGGTCGCATCACGCTTGCGTTGACCGGCGTTGAAATGTAA
- the thiD gene encoding bifunctional hydroxymethylpyrimidine kinase/phosphomethylpyrimidine kinase — protein MVNVAMTIAGSDSGGGAGIQADLKTFQELGVFGTSAITAVTAQNTHGVTAIQAMEPKIISAQIKAVTEDFTVKAIKTGMLFSAEIIHAVADSIRDTGIPLVVDPVMIAKGGASLLHDEAVEALKSVLLPLAAVVTPNIPEAEVLTGLTIKTDKDIEAAAGHILALGAKAVVIKGGHRQDAAFAEDVFMSKVGTKFSVRSSWVNTKDTHGTGCTYAAALSAFLANGEKLEDAVVSAKHFIHAAIEDGLTIGGGHGPTNHWAYGHRIKNEKLIEGVAIIG, from the coding sequence ATGGTGAATGTAGCAATGACAATAGCGGGTTCGGATAGTGGCGGTGGCGCTGGAATTCAAGCGGACCTCAAGACTTTTCAAGAACTCGGCGTATTTGGCACATCAGCAATAACAGCGGTCACGGCGCAAAACACACACGGCGTGACAGCAATTCAAGCAATGGAACCAAAGATTATTTCCGCGCAAATAAAAGCAGTTACAGAAGATTTTACAGTGAAAGCTATCAAAACGGGCATGTTATTTTCGGCTGAAATTATTCATGCAGTTGCCGATTCGATACGGGATACTGGAATACCCCTTGTTGTCGATCCAGTCATGATTGCCAAAGGGGGGGCCTCCTTACTCCACGATGAGGCAGTAGAGGCATTGAAGTCTGTCCTTCTACCGTTAGCGGCTGTTGTCACACCGAATATCCCGGAAGCTGAAGTTTTAACGGGATTGACCATCAAAACGGATAAAGACATAGAAGCGGCAGCGGGGCATATACTAGCCTTAGGCGCGAAGGCTGTTGTCATCAAGGGCGGCCATCGTCAGGATGCAGCCTTTGCTGAAGATGTGTTTATGTCGAAAGTAGGCACAAAGTTTTCAGTTCGCTCATCTTGGGTAAACACTAAAGACACACATGGAACAGGATGCACCTACGCAGCCGCGTTGTCGGCGTTTCTAGCGAATGGGGAAAAACTAGAAGATGCGGTCGTTTCCGCAAAGCATTTTATCCATGCGGCAATTGAAGATGGTCTAACTATCGGCGGAGGTCATGGGCCAACAAATCATTGGGCGTATGGCCATCGGATCAAAAACGAGAAACTTATAGAAGGGGTTGCGATCATTGGATAA